The Nitrospirota bacterium genome contains a region encoding:
- a CDS encoding radical SAM protein → MKISLLFPPTWHPSQPYLSLPSLTGFLSQAGIRNVGQRDLGIELLDVMLTRTYGEEIYQHLVDKVRDLERERRGETGPSSAEHYARVVESLERFPYLIDRIDLAKETLRGEEFYDLDQYRDSLFLIDKWLELLSTLYFPTRITVVDNQFSSYSIYSSKDLLKAIRDEEQNPYISLFREKSLPSILGDQPDLVGVSITATSQIVPGLTLCRLIKEANPDIHLTIGGSIFTRLVDNLRRCPGLFDLTDDFVVFEGETALLELVNQLEGKRDFSKVPNLIYRQNGKITVNQPFYSENINQLPAPNYDGFPLGRYLSPEPVLPVQFSRGCYYKDCAFCALTLDHQNFRQKDPGRTVDELEWLKQRYGTGFFFFTDECFALSPTKRLCQQMIDRNLNVRWTCEMRFEKNLTRDLLALMRDAGCLKIVFGLESFNQRVMDFMKKGIKQESVRRITDDCVDLGIAVHCYIIVGFPTEREEEALETMNFIVENKKLHSSFGFSCQPCLFDLEKEAPIMSDPGGYGIRRIMRPAAEDLSLGFFYEVQEGMTPDQAERVYQYVYEKVSEVVCELPFNYSMADGLLYIARAKAQADQVPQPAGS, encoded by the coding sequence ATGAAGATCTCGTTGTTGTTCCCGCCGACTTGGCATCCGTCTCAACCTTACCTGAGCTTGCCGTCCCTCACAGGATTTCTCTCGCAAGCCGGAATCAGGAACGTTGGGCAGCGCGACTTGGGTATCGAACTGCTCGATGTCATGCTGACACGAACCTATGGCGAAGAGATTTACCAGCATTTGGTGGACAAGGTCAGAGACCTCGAGCGAGAGCGGAGGGGAGAGACCGGTCCGTCGAGTGCGGAGCATTATGCTCGGGTGGTGGAATCCCTCGAGCGATTCCCGTATTTGATCGATCGCATTGATCTGGCCAAGGAGACGTTACGAGGAGAAGAATTTTACGATCTCGATCAGTACCGCGACAGTCTTTTCCTGATCGATAAGTGGCTCGAATTGCTCTCGACGCTCTATTTCCCGACGCGCATCACAGTCGTCGACAACCAGTTTAGCTCCTATTCGATCTATTCCTCGAAGGATCTGCTCAAAGCGATCCGCGACGAAGAGCAGAATCCTTACATTAGCCTGTTCCGTGAGAAGAGCCTGCCGTCGATTCTTGGTGACCAGCCGGACCTAGTCGGAGTGTCCATTACGGCCACGTCTCAAATCGTGCCCGGTCTGACTCTTTGTCGTCTGATCAAGGAGGCCAATCCGGATATTCACCTGACAATCGGAGGCAGCATCTTTACACGCCTCGTCGACAACCTGCGGCGGTGTCCCGGGCTTTTCGATCTCACCGACGACTTCGTGGTGTTCGAAGGTGAAACGGCCCTCCTTGAATTGGTCAATCAGTTGGAGGGGAAGCGGGACTTCAGCAAGGTGCCTAATCTGATTTACCGGCAGAACGGCAAGATCACGGTCAACCAGCCTTTCTATTCAGAAAACATCAACCAGTTGCCGGCTCCCAACTACGACGGGTTCCCTCTCGGCCGCTATCTGTCGCCGGAACCGGTGCTGCCGGTCCAGTTTTCCCGCGGATGCTACTACAAGGATTGTGCGTTCTGCGCACTGACTCTCGATCATCAGAACTTCAGACAGAAGGATCCGGGGAGAACGGTCGACGAATTGGAATGGCTCAAACAGCGATACGGCACCGGCTTTTTCTTCTTCACGGACGAATGCTTTGCGCTGTCGCCCACCAAGCGGCTGTGCCAGCAGATGATCGACCGGAATCTGAACGTCCGGTGGACCTGTGAGATGAGATTCGAAAAGAATCTCACGCGCGATCTCCTCGCACTGATGCGGGACGCCGGTTGCTTGAAAATCGTGTTTGGACTCGAATCCTTCAATCAGCGGGTCATGGATTTCATGAAGAAAGGAATCAAGCAGGAGAGCGTCCGGCGCATTACCGACGACTGCGTGGATTTGGGCATCGCCGTCCACTGCTATATCATTGTCGGGTTCCCGACCGAGCGCGAAGAGGAGGCGCTCGAAACGATGAATTTCATCGTGGAGAACAAAAAACTGCACAGTTCGTTCGGCTTCTCCTGCCAGCCGTGCCTGTTCGATTTGGAGAAGGAAGCGCCGATCATGAGCGATCCGGGCGGTTACGGGATCAGGCGGATCATGCGCCCGGCCGCCGAGGATTTGAGCTTGGGATTCTTCTATGAAGTTCAGGAAGGCATGACGCCAGACCAGGCGGAGCGAGTGTACCAATACGTCTACGAAAAAGTCAGCGAGGTGGTGTGCGAGTTGCCGTTTAACTATTCGATGGCCGACGGGCTGCTCTACATCGCCCGCGCGAAGGCCCAGGCGGACCAGGTTCCTCAGCCGGCTGGTTCTTGA
- a CDS encoding ethylbenzene dehydrogenase-related protein codes for MRLVQTRNKRLVFGILLSALVVGVMLTIGQVPLAVSQPVTIPVKAIKGPIPMDGANPIWEGVPGVVVPLSGQTITTPMHPNISVKSVFVKAVTNGKEIGFRLDWADQTKNDTTIGPQDFRDQAAIQFPVNTSGAPPFQCMGQSGGTVNIWRWNAEWQKDLGKDSAGIWDVDDQYPGIFWDYYFEEPAGGVTYPDRIGRSLGPFNPGIWSGNILSDPTLRVSSVEDLNANGFSTLTTQAHQDVIGNGVWEPAGSVKGGCCTGPTWRIVVKRALETSDPNDVQFKPGMSVPVAFAVWDGTNVERNGMKGISTWFTLKLP; via the coding sequence ATGAGACTGGTGCAGACACGCAACAAGCGTTTGGTGTTTGGCATTCTTCTCTCTGCCCTGGTTGTTGGCGTAATGCTGACGATTGGGCAAGTGCCGCTGGCGGTCAGCCAGCCGGTCACGATCCCAGTGAAGGCCATCAAAGGCCCCATTCCCATGGACGGTGCCAATCCGATCTGGGAAGGTGTGCCGGGTGTCGTCGTGCCCCTGAGTGGGCAGACGATTACCACTCCGATGCACCCGAACATCTCGGTCAAGTCGGTGTTCGTCAAAGCCGTGACCAACGGCAAAGAAATCGGTTTCCGCCTCGATTGGGCCGACCAGACCAAGAACGATACTACGATCGGGCCCCAGGACTTCAGGGATCAAGCGGCGATTCAGTTCCCGGTGAACACGTCCGGCGCACCTCCGTTCCAGTGCATGGGGCAGTCGGGTGGGACCGTGAACATTTGGCGGTGGAATGCGGAGTGGCAAAAGGACTTGGGCAAGGATAGTGCCGGGATTTGGGACGTGGATGATCAGTATCCCGGTATCTTCTGGGATTATTATTTCGAAGAGCCCGCTGGCGGTGTCACCTATCCGGACCGGATCGGTCGGAGCCTCGGCCCCTTTAATCCTGGTATCTGGTCTGGGAATATCTTGTCGGATCCGACGTTGCGCGTGAGCTCCGTGGAAGATCTCAACGCCAACGGGTTCAGCACGCTCACCACGCAGGCGCACCAGGACGTAATCGGTAATGGCGTGTGGGAACCGGCCGGTTCCGTGAAGGGAGGATGCTGCACGGGTCCGACCTGGCGCATCGTCGTCAAGCGGGCCTTGGAGACCAGCGATCCGAACGATGTGCAGTTCAAGCCCGGTATGTCCGTGCCTGTGGCGTTTGCGGTTTGGGACGGCACCAACGTGGAGAGAAACGGCATGAAAGGCATCTCCACGTGGTTCACGCTGAAGCTTCCGTGA
- a CDS encoding molecular chaperone TorD family protein, translated as MTAKQSQVKQSEGSTAVIPRTEVVKDTPAVERALNRSKIYLLISWSMLYPEDDEFLDYLQSGEFVEDGRSALESLRSALDGVGGERAKQKIAALFKHFDLIEKWVASECVNWQLGDLQSEHRRVFSNVITLDCPPYETLFGNDHVFAQSHVMGDIAGFYKAFGVELSRDIHERLDHLSVELEFMHFLAYKESYSRCHDGADKTQIVVDAQKKFVKNHIGRWVPLFCRMLARKADSGFFKLMADVTSDWMDFEVAFLSVNPQPYSETDYRPATFSAPEGQTYECGAQDQGNELNMLLNEVGAQTFLEKEEKKEESGPVGTA; from the coding sequence ATGACGGCAAAGCAATCTCAAGTTAAGCAGTCGGAAGGTTCTACGGCGGTCATTCCCAGAACGGAAGTAGTGAAAGATACTCCCGCAGTCGAACGGGCATTGAACCGCAGCAAGATTTATCTCCTGATCTCCTGGAGCATGTTGTATCCGGAAGACGATGAGTTTCTTGATTACCTCCAGAGCGGGGAATTTGTGGAGGACGGTCGATCCGCATTGGAGAGCCTTCGCTCGGCGCTAGACGGAGTCGGGGGAGAGCGTGCGAAGCAGAAGATTGCGGCACTGTTCAAGCACTTCGACTTGATCGAGAAGTGGGTTGCGTCGGAATGCGTCAACTGGCAACTCGGTGATCTGCAAAGTGAGCATCGTCGAGTGTTCAGTAATGTCATCACTCTAGATTGTCCTCCCTACGAAACCCTGTTCGGCAATGATCACGTGTTTGCGCAGTCTCATGTCATGGGAGATATCGCCGGCTTCTACAAAGCCTTCGGCGTCGAACTCTCGCGGGATATCCATGAACGGCTCGACCATCTGAGCGTCGAGCTGGAGTTTATGCACTTTTTGGCGTACAAGGAGAGTTACTCCCGTTGCCACGACGGAGCGGATAAAACCCAGATAGTCGTCGATGCCCAAAAGAAGTTCGTCAAGAATCATATCGGTCGTTGGGTCCCACTTTTCTGTCGGATGTTGGCCAGGAAGGCCGATTCGGGATTCTTCAAATTGATGGCAGACGTCACGAGCGATTGGATGGACTTCGAAGTGGCCTTTCTTAGCGTGAATCCACAGCCGTATTCTGAAACCGATTACCGTCCTGCGACCTTCAGCGCTCCTGAAGGTCAAACGTACGAGTGTGGCGCACAGGATCAGGGAAATGAGTTGAACATGTTGCTCAACGAGGTTGGTGCCCAGACGTTTTTGGAAAAGGAAGAGAAAAAGGAGGAGAGCGGGCCGGTTGGAACAGCATAA
- a CDS encoding 4Fe-4S dicluster domain-containing protein, producing MASEPQYGRRQFLKDSVISVAKAAHEFVKHKEAPREKAETPPRTDWLRPPGAVEEALFLERCTRCGDCAKVCPYGSIGFDQRDGTPVVFPDQVPCYLCEDFPCIAACATDALLPVARREEVRMGQAVVSHRDCTAGQGCHACVSKCPMGAVEMDFESMRLMVTIDRCVGCGICESVCKTVNDRIAIKVSPGRWLTKGRSHAGLE from the coding sequence ATGGCCTCTGAACCGCAGTACGGTCGACGGCAGTTCTTGAAAGATTCCGTGATTTCCGTCGCCAAGGCCGCGCATGAGTTCGTGAAACACAAAGAGGCACCTCGGGAAAAAGCCGAGACTCCTCCGCGAACGGATTGGCTGAGACCGCCGGGAGCCGTGGAGGAGGCCCTCTTTCTCGAACGCTGCACGCGTTGCGGTGACTGCGCCAAAGTCTGTCCCTATGGGAGCATCGGGTTCGACCAACGGGACGGCACGCCCGTCGTCTTCCCCGATCAAGTCCCCTGCTACTTATGCGAGGATTTTCCCTGCATCGCTGCCTGTGCGACGGATGCCTTGTTGCCAGTGGCAAGACGGGAAGAGGTCAGGATGGGGCAGGCTGTGGTGTCGCACCGTGATTGTACTGCGGGACAAGGGTGTCACGCCTGTGTCTCAAAGTGCCCGATGGGCGCGGTGGAAATGGACTTCGAGTCGATGCGTCTTATGGTCACGATCGACCGGTGCGTTGGTTGCGGGATTTGCGAGTCCGTGTGTAAGACCGTCAACGACAGGATTGCTATCAAGGTTTCCCCCGGGCGATGGCTCACAAAGGGCCGTTCTCACGCGGGGTTAGAATAG
- a CDS encoding WD40 repeat domain-containing protein, producing MGDQVTSAHPQTWQTGPATERAESLQPKVDLLEYWKAGAREVRTFRGHSHGVWTVAFSPDGQILASGGVDRMVRIWDIETGRLLRSLRGHTHDIRAVVFTPDGQILATGSDDRTIRLWNPKTGEPLKLLFTRYDHNVCSLSLSPDGLMLARGSHNKDIKIWEVTTGTELMTLLGKDPYDHHWSVCVAFSPDGIHLASGSDIGKIKVWEVLPSGEEKIVHNGHWRKDEEDTPEARGYFFEDDGGFQKPMDYWIGAMTFTPDGKILITGSRDTTIKFFAMPEVTELRTLKGHGGWVRSLAVSPDGKVLVSASDDHTIKLWDIASGRHFRTLKGHTSYVRSVCFSVDGLRLASASWDRTVKLWEGGPEPTE from the coding sequence ATGGGCGATCAAGTGACTTCCGCGCATCCTCAGACGTGGCAAACAGGCCCCGCAACCGAACGAGCCGAAAGCCTGCAGCCGAAAGTCGACCTGCTTGAATATTGGAAAGCGGGGGCGCGCGAAGTGCGAACCTTTCGCGGGCATTCCCACGGAGTCTGGACGGTCGCCTTTTCACCGGATGGCCAGATCCTGGCCTCAGGGGGAGTCGATCGTATGGTGCGCATCTGGGACATCGAAACCGGACGACTGCTCCGGTCGTTGCGCGGTCATACTCACGACATCAGGGCGGTGGTCTTCACGCCAGACGGCCAAATCCTCGCCACCGGCAGCGATGATCGAACGATCCGCCTGTGGAACCCCAAGACTGGCGAACCTTTGAAGCTCCTGTTCACCCGCTACGACCACAACGTCTGCAGCCTGTCCCTCTCTCCCGATGGCCTGATGCTGGCTCGCGGGAGCCATAACAAAGATATCAAGATCTGGGAAGTCACGACCGGCACCGAGTTGATGACCCTCCTAGGTAAGGACCCGTATGACCATCATTGGTCGGTCTGCGTCGCCTTCTCGCCGGACGGTATTCATCTGGCCAGCGGCAGCGACATCGGCAAGATCAAAGTGTGGGAGGTATTGCCGAGCGGGGAGGAGAAGATCGTCCACAACGGACATTGGCGGAAAGACGAAGAAGATACTCCGGAAGCACGCGGGTACTTTTTCGAGGACGACGGCGGCTTTCAAAAGCCGATGGACTACTGGATCGGTGCCATGACGTTCACGCCCGATGGAAAGATTCTCATCACCGGCAGCCGGGATACGACCATCAAATTCTTCGCCATGCCGGAAGTGACCGAACTGAGAACGCTGAAAGGCCATGGCGGCTGGGTTCGGTCGCTGGCCGTCTCACCCGACGGCAAGGTGCTGGTGAGCGCGAGCGACGATCATACCATCAAGCTGTGGGATATCGCCTCAGGGCGGCACTTCAGGACGCTAAAGGGCCACACCAGCTACGTCCGGTCTGTGTGCTTCTCCGTCGATGGATTGCGCCTCGCCAGCGCTTCCTGGGACCGGACGGTAAAGCTTTGGGAGGGTGGTCCGGAACCGACGGAATAA
- a CDS encoding sigma-54 dependent transcriptional regulator, with amino-acid sequence MKPLSLLIVDDEPLMRLSMSDALKAVGYDVQAAASGTEGVEAIQKRQFDIVITDLRLPGTDGLTLLQTCKQVSPRTEVVVITAHSSVETAVGAMKLGAYDYITKPFQMDELLLIVDRLAKVLALRQENLQLKEELAGKFSFQGILGKNERMRAVLEKIKLVAGTDSTVLIVGESGTGKELVANAIHHISPRKDHALIKVSCAALPETLLEAELFGHEKGAFTGALRQRRGRFELANKGTLFLDEIGEISPVVQVKLLRVLQERQFERVGGNETIEVDVRLVCATQKDLKKEVAAGRFREDLFYRLNVVQVVLPPLRERQEDILLIAEYVLHTRSAHMNKDLKGFSQAARELLLRYSYPGNVRELENMVERAIALGRAQEEIQPWDLCGFQSCPYLGGAPQESCGFCSEGLTGTARKEAPTCSLSAAREQFEREYIVSVLERVGGSRTEASKILGLSRKALWEKCKRYGIPSGRNDAEPESDED; translated from the coding sequence GTGAAGCCTCTCAGCCTACTCATTGTGGATGACGAGCCGCTGATGCGGCTCTCTATGAGCGACGCATTGAAGGCCGTCGGATACGACGTTCAGGCGGCGGCCAGTGGGACCGAGGGCGTCGAGGCCATCCAGAAACGTCAGTTCGACATCGTCATTACCGATCTGCGCTTGCCGGGCACGGATGGATTGACGCTTCTGCAGACATGCAAGCAAGTTTCGCCCCGAACGGAAGTCGTCGTGATCACTGCGCATAGCTCGGTCGAGACGGCAGTCGGCGCGATGAAACTGGGAGCGTATGACTACATCACCAAGCCCTTCCAGATGGACGAGTTGTTGCTCATCGTCGATCGACTGGCCAAAGTGCTCGCGCTCCGTCAGGAGAATTTGCAGTTAAAAGAGGAATTGGCCGGCAAGTTCAGTTTCCAGGGGATCCTGGGCAAGAACGAGCGAATGCGCGCGGTGCTGGAAAAGATCAAGCTGGTGGCCGGGACCGATTCAACCGTCCTCATCGTCGGGGAGAGCGGGACTGGCAAGGAATTGGTTGCGAATGCGATTCACCACATCAGCCCGCGAAAGGATCATGCGCTGATTAAAGTCAGTTGCGCGGCTCTGCCGGAGACCCTGCTGGAGGCGGAACTATTCGGCCATGAGAAGGGGGCCTTCACCGGGGCGTTGCGACAGCGACGTGGACGGTTCGAGCTGGCCAACAAAGGGACGCTGTTCCTGGACGAGATCGGCGAGATTTCTCCGGTGGTGCAGGTCAAATTACTGCGGGTCCTGCAGGAGCGGCAATTCGAGCGGGTCGGGGGAAACGAGACGATCGAAGTGGACGTACGTCTGGTGTGTGCGACACAGAAGGATCTGAAGAAGGAAGTCGCAGCCGGCCGCTTCCGCGAGGACTTGTTTTATCGGCTGAACGTCGTGCAGGTGGTTTTGCCTCCGTTGCGGGAGCGTCAGGAAGATATCCTGTTGATCGCCGAGTATGTGCTCCACACGAGGTCGGCCCACATGAACAAAGACCTCAAAGGATTTTCGCAGGCGGCTCGCGAACTGCTCTTGCGCTATTCGTACCCGGGCAACGTGCGAGAGCTGGAGAATATGGTTGAACGGGCCATTGCGTTAGGGCGTGCGCAGGAGGAGATTCAGCCATGGGATCTCTGTGGCTTCCAATCTTGTCCCTACCTGGGCGGGGCACCCCAAGAATCATGCGGCTTTTGCAGCGAAGGTCTGACGGGAACAGCGCGAAAAGAGGCACCGACGTGTTCTTTGTCAGCGGCAAGGGAACAGTTCGAACGGGAATACATCGTCTCCGTGCTTGAGCGAGTCGGTGGAAGCAGAACCGAAGCCTCCAAGATTTTAGGGCTTTCGCGGAAGGCGCTGTGGGAGAAATGCAAGCGCTACGGAATTCCGTCAGGGAGAAACGACGCAGAACCGGAGTCCGATGAAGATTAA
- a CDS encoding PAS domain S-box protein — protein sequence MAFWGRSRSLQRKIIAAIVMVGLLPLSLSLALTYVEERRALRETIGANFKELAVEAARRIELQVTRGINEAQQLATTPFLRTAVTESNRTYAGKDERTIQSMIRDWQQRWRARDRRSEFPIFINRIVTNYLIRWHDIRKADYVGIFVTDNRGALVISSIPQVEYYYGKSSWWQAVVKNGQGRVYVSDIYFDPSFGTHVLNVSAPILDDEQREAIGAVTVLLRRDTLFHAISEVTVGSTGHAMLMSSEGTPLICPILAPEEHTVTPELVSAIGRGKAGWVIALDDSHGGRNSLVGFAPIRLGESLAPDSLGGKRWVTFVRQDPEETYAPLDELLMKVTLYGFFVLAVLLITGVAVARRISKPIRTLHEGVQEIGSGRLDQRLNLRTGDEIQDLAEAFNAMAANLQYSFNQIEQRMAEVRRLEEKYRDLIENSPEMICQLNKVGQFVHVNKTGLEKLGYTLDEMLAMRLWDLVPKGLESEILGYLERLMAQGRGSIETVFLARDGRPIDVEIHATALFDTGGGGLVHSRAFVRDVTERRQLEQQVQRYTTQLEQEVAERTRQLSASQARYKALFDLVADSVFMVDPIGCIVAVNKREEQALGYAEEAVVGRNILEIVLPGHHEEMRKLIDKIVAGQRRVPTQEIVVLDHSRRATPVEMDLIRVEGDARPLVMVQLRDITDRKRLERQLEDYREELELKVRERTREIEETKQYLENLLENANDVIYTLDSEQRFTYVNSKVEAWGYRKEDLIGRPYLSLLSKRHRGRRLKSTLDIGTKQVYEVEVLTRAGDTRTVMVSVSPLYDSEGGILGVLGIARDMTETKKLERQILSSEKLASVGKLAAGVAHEINNPLGGILNCLYNLRKGNLPPARQEEYLASMEDGLRRVQKIVRQLLDFSQQHEPELSLTDINQVVERVLVLTNHTFVANRIVLETDLGRNLPDLMVDRHMIEQVLMNLILNAVQAMKGGGVLTIRTRIDEGLCLIEIKDTGCGIPGSVLPKIFDPFFTTKGEGEGTGLGLSVSLGIVERHGGKILVESEVGKGTTFTLCLPVARDRVAIGRLS from the coding sequence ATGGCGTTCTGGGGTCGGTCACGGAGTCTCCAGCGGAAGATCATCGCGGCCATCGTGATGGTCGGCCTCCTCCCCCTTTCCCTGTCCCTTGCCCTGACGTACGTTGAGGAGCGGCGCGCGCTCCGCGAGACGATCGGCGCGAATTTCAAAGAACTGGCCGTGGAGGCGGCTCGTCGGATCGAGCTGCAGGTCACCCGGGGAATCAACGAGGCCCAACAGTTGGCCACCACGCCGTTTCTGCGGACGGCGGTGACGGAATCCAACCGAACCTATGCGGGCAAGGACGAGCGCACCATCCAGTCGATGATCCGCGACTGGCAGCAACGATGGCGCGCACGCGACCGGCGCAGCGAGTTTCCGATCTTCATCAACCGCATCGTGACCAATTACCTGATCCGCTGGCACGACATCCGAAAAGCGGACTACGTCGGCATTTTCGTCACGGACAACCGGGGCGCACTGGTGATCAGCTCCATTCCGCAGGTGGAGTATTACTACGGGAAAAGCTCGTGGTGGCAGGCTGTCGTCAAAAATGGACAAGGGCGGGTCTATGTCAGCGACATTTATTTCGACCCCTCCTTCGGGACCCACGTGCTCAACGTGTCGGCGCCGATTCTGGATGATGAGCAGCGTGAAGCCATCGGAGCCGTGACAGTCCTGTTGCGACGGGACACGTTGTTCCATGCCATCTCCGAGGTGACCGTCGGATCGACGGGCCACGCGATGTTGATGAGCTCCGAAGGGACTCCGTTGATCTGCCCGATCCTGGCTCCGGAAGAACATACGGTGACACCTGAGCTGGTCTCCGCGATCGGGCGTGGAAAAGCCGGATGGGTCATTGCGCTCGACGATTCGCACGGCGGCCGCAATTCGCTGGTCGGCTTCGCGCCGATTCGATTGGGCGAGAGCCTCGCGCCGGACAGCCTGGGCGGTAAACGGTGGGTCACGTTCGTACGGCAAGATCCCGAGGAGACGTATGCTCCGCTTGATGAGCTCTTGATGAAGGTCACGCTCTATGGATTCTTCGTGCTGGCTGTCCTGTTGATAACCGGCGTCGCGGTCGCGCGGCGGATCTCGAAACCCATCCGAACCCTGCACGAAGGCGTGCAGGAGATCGGAAGCGGCCGGCTTGATCAGCGACTGAATCTCAGGACGGGGGACGAAATTCAGGACTTGGCGGAAGCCTTCAACGCGATGGCCGCCAATCTGCAATATTCCTTCAACCAGATTGAGCAGCGCATGGCGGAGGTCAGACGGCTCGAAGAGAAATATCGAGACCTGATCGAGAACTCGCCGGAAATGATCTGTCAATTGAACAAGGTCGGCCAGTTCGTGCATGTGAACAAGACCGGCCTCGAAAAGTTGGGATATACCCTGGACGAGATGTTGGCCATGCGGCTGTGGGACTTGGTGCCCAAGGGGCTGGAATCCGAAATTCTCGGGTATCTCGAGCGCCTGATGGCTCAGGGCCGTGGCTCGATCGAGACCGTATTCCTGGCGCGGGACGGGCGGCCCATCGATGTGGAGATCCATGCGACGGCCTTGTTTGACACGGGGGGCGGCGGGCTCGTCCATTCGCGGGCCTTCGTCCGCGACGTCACCGAACGCCGTCAGTTGGAGCAGCAGGTGCAGCGATACACGACGCAATTGGAACAGGAAGTCGCGGAACGCACCCGGCAACTTTCGGCGTCCCAGGCTCGCTATAAGGCGCTGTTCGATCTGGTGGCGGATTCGGTGTTCATGGTCGATCCTATAGGGTGCATCGTCGCCGTGAACAAACGGGAGGAGCAGGCGCTGGGATATGCGGAGGAAGCGGTCGTCGGCCGGAACATTTTGGAGATCGTGCTCCCGGGTCATCACGAGGAGATGCGGAAATTGATCGACAAAATCGTGGCGGGCCAGCGGCGCGTACCGACGCAGGAGATTGTCGTCCTCGACCATTCTCGTCGGGCGACACCGGTCGAGATGGACTTGATTCGGGTGGAAGGCGACGCGAGGCCGCTGGTCATGGTTCAGCTCCGAGACATCACCGATCGAAAGCGGCTCGAACGACAGTTGGAGGACTATCGGGAGGAGCTTGAACTCAAAGTACGAGAGCGGACGCGCGAGATCGAGGAAACCAAACAGTATTTGGAAAACCTCCTCGAGAACGCGAACGATGTCATCTACACCCTGGATTCGGAGCAGCGGTTCACCTACGTCAACAGCAAGGTCGAGGCCTGGGGGTACCGGAAAGAGGACCTCATCGGTCGTCCGTACCTGTCTCTGTTGTCCAAGCGGCACCGGGGACGCCGGCTTAAGAGCACGCTGGATATCGGCACCAAGCAGGTTTACGAAGTCGAAGTGCTCACCAGGGCGGGAGACACTCGGACGGTGATGGTCAGCGTGTCGCCCCTCTACGATTCGGAAGGCGGCATTCTGGGCGTCTTGGGCATCGCCCGCGATATGACCGAGACGAAGAAGCTCGAGCGGCAAATCCTCAGCTCCGAAAAGCTGGCATCGGTGGGGAAACTGGCGGCCGGGGTTGCGCACGAGATCAACAACCCGCTGGGCGGTATCCTGAATTGTTTGTACAACCTGCGGAAAGGGAACCTGCCACCGGCCAGGCAGGAGGAATATCTAGCCTCGATGGAGGACGGGCTGCGCCGCGTGCAGAAGATCGTCAGGCAGTTGCTGGATTTCTCGCAACAGCACGAGCCCGAGCTCTCCTTGACCGACATCAACCAGGTCGTCGAGCGGGTGCTCGTTCTCACCAACCACACCTTCGTCGCGAATCGCATCGTGTTGGAAACGGACCTGGGCCGCAATCTGCCCGACCTCATGGTCGACCGCCACATGATCGAGCAAGTGCTGATGAACCTGATCCTCAACGCGGTGCAAGCCATGAAGGGGGGAGGCGTGCTCACGATCCGCACGCGCATCGACGAGGGCCTCTGCCTGATCGAGATCAAGGACACCGGGTGCGGCATTCCGGGGTCCGTGCTGCCGAAGATTTTCGACCCATTCTTCACCACGAAAGGGGAAGGAGAAGGGACCGGACTGGGGCTCTCCGTCAGTCTCGGCATCGTCGAGCGGCACGGAGGGAAGATTCTTGTTGAAAGCGAGGTCGGGAAAGGCACGACGTTTACGCTCTGCTTGCCTGTCGCAAGGGACCGGGTCGCGATCGGGAGACTGTCGTGA